The following coding sequences are from one Salinicoccus sp. Bachu38 window:
- a CDS encoding CcdC family protein: MNIESILFVAASIMAVVMGIAAVFVRQKAAKRPLTMAKVVIPPVMMSTGALMYVFPYFRLTPFEIMEATVMGLLFSIVLVMTTRYEEKGGALYVKQSRMFPVILVVLLVLRIILKTVLSMSISPGEIGGMFFLLAFVMIVIWRLSMFIHLQAFKKQQINEVSPRS, from the coding sequence TGAATATTGAAAGCATACTCTTTGTTGCCGCATCCATCATGGCCGTAGTCATGGGCATCGCTGCAGTCTTCGTCAGGCAGAAGGCTGCAAAGCGGCCCCTGACGATGGCAAAGGTCGTCATTCCGCCGGTCATGATGTCTACAGGGGCGCTGATGTACGTATTCCCGTACTTCAGGCTGACGCCGTTTGAAATCATGGAAGCGACGGTCATGGGACTGCTGTTCTCCATCGTGCTCGTCATGACGACCCGATACGAGGAGAAGGGCGGGGCGCTGTATGTCAAGCAGTCCAGGATGTTCCCAGTCATACTGGTCGTTCTGCTGGTACTCAGAATCATACTGAAGACAGTACTGTCCATGAGCATTTCACCCGGGGAAATCGGAGGGATGTTCTTCCTCCTCGCATTTGTCATGATCGTCATCTGGAGACTGTCGATGTTCATCCATCTGCAGGCATTCAAAAAGCAGCAGATCAATGAAGTGAGTCCAAGAAGCTAG